In the Coraliomargarita sinensis genome, GCGGTCCGCGATAATCAGCGCGTCTTGCAAACCGGCACCCAGCAGCGGAGCAGCAAGCGCTTCCGCCTCGCCTGCGAACTCGTACGCAACGGTCGCATCGGAAAATTGAAAGAGGTCAATGTCTGGCTACCTGCCGGGCTGCGTGAAGGTCAGGTCGGAGGCGACCCGAGCAAACACACTAAAGCACCTTTCCAACCTCAACCCATACCGGAAACCTTGGATTGGGACTTCTGGCAAGGCCAAGCCGAGGCCAACGACTACATGTTTGAGCGCTGCCATACCTGGTTCCGCTATTGGTATGAATACTCCGGTGGAACGATGACAGACTGGGGGGCGCACCATATGGATATCGGCTATTGGGCCATTGGTTTGCCCGCACCGACCCAGATCGAGAGCAAGGCGCTGAGTCAGCCAATTCCCGGCGGCTACTCTGTAATCGCCGATTATGAAGTAAAATTTACCTACCCGAACGGTGTTATCTTTAATGTCAGGTCGACCCGGGACGACAATCCTTTCGGCGGCATCGTCAATAAAGATGGTCAGCGAAACGGCATCCGTTTTGAAGGCACGGATGGATGGATCTGGGTCAACCGCGGTTCCATCGAGGCGAGTGATCGCGATTTACTCAGAACCCCTCTTCCGGACGATGCCGAAAAGCTATATGAGAGCAGCGATCACCGGAAGAATTTCTTTGATTGTATGCTATCCCGCGAGGACCCCATCTGCAACGTGGAGACCGGTCACCTCTCAGCGGTCGTCTGCCACCTCGGCGCAATTTCCCTCCGAACCGGCAAAAACCTGACCTGGGATCCCGACGGCGAAATCTTCACTGGCCCGGGTTCAACAGCAGCCAACGCGCACATTGCCCGGGAAATGCGTGCGCCCTACAACTACGACTTTATCGCCTAAACCGTGCCCTATGAAACGTAGAACCTTCGTCAAACGATCCAGCCAGGTGCTGGCCGCCAGCTCCGTTTTTCCAACCTTCGCGATTGGTCAGTCAGGCCCCTCCGCCAACAGTAAACTCAACGTCGCCTTTATCGGCTCTGGCGGTTGGATTGCCCGCCAGCCCTACAACCAAGGCTGTAAGGACGAAAACCTCGTCGCCTTCTGTGATGTGGACCGCGCAAACAGTGCTGAAAACATGAAAAACTGGCGCACCACCCAGCCCTTTTTCGAGGATTTTCGAAAGATGCTGGACAAGATGCACAAGGAGATCGACGCGGTGGTCATCTCAACTCCGGACCACACACACTTTGCCGCAACCCTGATGGCAATGGAACGTGGCATCCACGTGTACACCCAAAAACCTTTGACGCATAACATTTGGCAGGCGCGAACTCTGAGAAAGGCTAAGCACAAATATAATGTCGTCACCCAAATGGGCAACCAAGGCCATTCGGGCAAAGGCATCCGCCAGTCGGTCGAAGCTTACCGAGCCGGAGTCATCGGCGAAGTCAAACAGGTCTTTGCCCGCAACGAATGGCCCGATTTCAGCGATCGCCATTTTGCCAATATCAACCAGATGCCACCACCTTCCTCAGCGGTACCCAAGACACTCAATTGGGACCTCTGGCTCGGGCCACAGGCCGATAGGGATTACTCTGCAAGCTACCTGCCCAAGAAATGGCGCACTTTTTACGACTTTGGTATGGGTGTGCTCGGCGACTTCGGTTGCCACACTTTTGACATGCCCGTCTGGGCCCTAGACCTCGCCCCCCCAACCGTCGTGGAAAGCATCCGCCGGGAAAGTTCACTGGTTGGTGTCATTCCCGCCAGCAGCCATCTACGCTTTCACTTTCCGGCCAAGGGCAATCGGGGTCCGGTCACACTCGACTGGTTTGACGGCCCGCAGGACTGGGAAGAGGTCGGCCGCATCGATGCCTTCGGCGCGAAAGACGCCACCCATGCCGGGCGTGCCTGCTGGATGGTAGGCGACAAAGGCCTGATGGGCTGCGGCACGCATGCTGGGACCCCCATGATTTTGCCCAACGAATTGCGCAAAGACTGGATGACCAATCCACCGGAAGAGACGATCCCTCGGGTCGAAGGCGGGCCGTTCCGCGAATGGCTGCGGGCAATGAAGGGCGAAGGCCCCGAACCCGGCTCCAACTTTGATGTTTCCGCCAACCTAACTGAGATCATTTTGCTCGGGGTGATTGCCCAGCGCTTCGACACCCGCATCGAGTGGGACGCCAAGGCCGGCAAGATAACCAACCAACCTGAGCTCAACGCTTTTGTCAGAGAGCCGGCACGCGAGGGCTGGGACTTCGGCGATTATTTGTGGACTTAGTGCACAGGACGCAAAAGTGGCGACCTGAAACCTTGTACAAATTCAGGGTTCGACCTTCCACGCATATACGTAAGGCTAAACATCATGGACACTCCACCTCTTACCAGCGCTGAAAAGAAAAAGCTCCGCGGCATGGCACAGCGCCTGAAACCGATCGTGCATATCGGCAAGCATGGCTTATCCGAATCCGTCTTGGCCGAAATCGAGACCGCTTTGACCAAAAACGGCCTAATCAAAATTCGCTTTGAGAGCGATCGCGAGGGGGTCAAAACGCTTTGCTCAGAGATTCCAGAAAAAACAGGATCCGAATTTGTCGGTAGTGTCGGCAAAACTGCTGTTTTCTTCCGCGACATGCCCGAGGAAAGCTAAGTAAGCACAACTTTCTGTGGCACCGGAATTTCGCTGTCACTAATCAAGAGGTAAGTTTCAGGCTTCGCACACGTTATGGTTATCAATGCCTTTTAGTCGTAAACACGATTACAATACTGTACGCCACCTGAGTGCCGCACTCTTGCTCAGTGCTTGCGCGCTGGTTTCCGCATGTACGCAAGGAGTGGCGCCGGCCCAAGCCTTGTCTCCGGTTGAGACAACATTCAGCGTATCGGGCAGCGCCGAGCGCCGGGCCGAATGGTGGAAGGCTTTTGATGATCCCCAATTGAACCGCCTTATAGACGAAGCACTTTCAGACAGTCCAAGCCTGGAGGCAATCTGGGAACGCCTTCAAGCCAACGAAGCTCTTGCACGACGCGAACGCTCCGCACTTTTTCCTCAACTAGATGGAATATTAGGCGCTTCATCCGAGAGAGAAGACAACGAAGGCACCGAACTTTTCAGCGTAGGCCTCTACGCCAGCTATGAGGTTGACCTCTGGGGGCGCATACGGTCGGAAGCAGAGGCCGAGCGCCTACGCGCTGAAGCCACCAAAGCCGACTACGAAACAGCGGCGTTAACGCTCTCCGGGCAAGTCGCCCTCACCTGGTATCGGCTCCTCGCACGCACCGAAATCCTTGCATTGATTGAAGATCAAATAGCGGCCAATGAAAAAGTTGCTGAATCACTAATTGCCCGCTTCCGGGGAGGCGAGGCCCGCAGCGTCGATGTACTTCGTCAAGAGCAGCTCATTGAAGCCACCCGTGAACTGAAACTTATCGCCGAAGCAGATATAGCAGTATTAGAAAACCAGCTACAAGTGCTGCTCGGGAATACTCCGCAAAAAAACTTTGCATCGGACAGCCATGCCGAACTCCCCGCCCTACCCCCGCTTCCGAATACCGGCTTACCGGGTGAATTACTACTGCGCCGTCCCGATCTAAAATCGGCTTATCTGGAACTGCTTGCTGCTGACCAGGACCTTGCCAGTGCGATCAGCGAGCGCTTTCCCCGTATCGATTTGACGGCGAGCGTGCGTTCCGCTTCCGAGGACAGCTCGAAACTTTTCGACGACTGGATCCGAAGCATCGCCGGTGAATTGGTAGCGCCGATCATCGATGGAGGCAACCGGCGCGCCGAGGTGGATCGTCAGACAGCTATCAAGCGGCAACGTGTAGCCGAATTCAAACAGGCCAGTATAGTCGCTTATCGTGAAGTCGAAGATGCGCTGGTCCAGGAAAAGCAGGAGACACTCAGGCACGCCAGCCTTAGCAAACAAGTCGAGTTGCAACAAACCGCATTTAAACAACTGCAGAAAGAATTCCTCAATGGCGTAGGTAACTTTATCGATGTGCTCACTGCCCAAACCGGAGCCCAGGAGTTGCAACGCAACCTGATCGAAAGCAAGCGCAGGCAGATAGAGTTCCGCATCGCACTCCACCGTAGCATCGCCGGCCCCATACAAGCATACGAAAAAAGAAAACAGCCATGAGCGAAGAAGAATCATTCGAAAAATCTAAAGTTAAGAGCGGCAAATTGACCTGGATCATCTCAGTCGGTCTGATTGTGGCCGCCTTAGCCGTTCTCTACTGGATTAACTCGACCGAACCGACGGCGGAGCGGGAAACCGCCACCCTGCGGCGTGCGATGCTGGTTGATGTGATCGAAGCGGAACAGGGCACATTCCGCCCCGTAATCGTGGAAACGGGCACGGTGGAACCCGCGAAAGAAATACAGCTTTCACCGCAAGTCGGCGGCCCCGTCATCAAGTTACATCCTGACTTTACGCCAGGCGGCTTTATCGAAGCCGGGGAAGTCGTTCTCGAAATCGAGCCGGCCGACTACAAGAATATGCTGGCTCAACGGGAAAGCGAACTGGTCGAAGCCAAAACCGAACTGGCGCTTGAGATGGGTCGGCAAGAGGTAGCCCAGCGCGACTTTGAACTTCTGGGCGAACGCTTACCGGAAGGAGAAAACAATCTGGTTCTGCGTGAGCCCCAACTCGAAGCCGCCAAGACTAGAATCGATGCATTTGAGGCGGCGGTCGACCAAGCCAAGCTGGACCTTGAACGCACCCGCCTGCGTAACCCCTTTGACGCCCAAATCCTCACACGTATGGCTAACCTGGGCACTCAAGTATCGGAAGGCATGCCGGTCGCTGAAATCGTCGGTATCGAAAAATACTGGGTGATGGCGACCGTTCCTCCAAGCAAACTCCCATTCATCGCTTTTCCCAGTGGAGAAGAACCAGGTGCGAAGGTGGAGCTCTTCAAACGTAATGCCAGTGGTCAGGCA is a window encoding:
- a CDS encoding efflux transporter outer membrane subunit, which codes for MPFSRKHDYNTVRHLSAALLLSACALVSACTQGVAPAQALSPVETTFSVSGSAERRAEWWKAFDDPQLNRLIDEALSDSPSLEAIWERLQANEALARRERSALFPQLDGILGASSEREDNEGTELFSVGLYASYEVDLWGRIRSEAEAERLRAEATKADYETAALTLSGQVALTWYRLLARTEILALIEDQIAANEKVAESLIARFRGGEARSVDVLRQEQLIEATRELKLIAEADIAVLENQLQVLLGNTPQKNFASDSHAELPALPPLPNTGLPGELLLRRPDLKSAYLELLAADQDLASAISERFPRIDLTASVRSASEDSSKLFDDWIRSIAGELVAPIIDGGNRRAEVDRQTAIKRQRVAEFKQASIVAYREVEDALVQEKQETLRHASLSKQVELQQTAFKQLQKEFLNGVGNFIDVLTAQTGAQELQRNLIESKRRQIEFRIALHRSIAGPIQAYEKRKQP
- a CDS encoding YhbY family RNA-binding protein, coding for MDTPPLTSAEKKKLRGMAQRLKPIVHIGKHGLSESVLAEIETALTKNGLIKIRFESDREGVKTLCSEIPEKTGSEFVGSVGKTAVFFRDMPEES
- a CDS encoding Gfo/Idh/MocA family protein; its protein translation is MNKTYHISRRAFVRRCSAIAAATGLPIWFVKQQVASAESDKSKIKSPNDRPRLALIGSGGMGAGGAKSCMRFADVVAVCDVDQAQIDKRISRFIVGGKKPDTYRDFRKLLERDDIDCIVNGTPDHWHSLINIAAARAGKDIYSEKPLTLTIDEGRHVIKAVRDNQRVLQTGTQQRSSKRFRLACELVRNGRIGKLKEVNVWLPAGLREGQVGGDPSKHTKAPFQPQPIPETLDWDFWQGQAEANDYMFERCHTWFRYWYEYSGGTMTDWGAHHMDIGYWAIGLPAPTQIESKALSQPIPGGYSVIADYEVKFTYPNGVIFNVRSTRDDNPFGGIVNKDGQRNGIRFEGTDGWIWVNRGSIEASDRDLLRTPLPDDAEKLYESSDHRKNFFDCMLSREDPICNVETGHLSAVVCHLGAISLRTGKNLTWDPDGEIFTGPGSTAANAHIAREMRAPYNYDFIA
- a CDS encoding Gfo/Idh/MocA family protein translates to MKRRTFVKRSSQVLAASSVFPTFAIGQSGPSANSKLNVAFIGSGGWIARQPYNQGCKDENLVAFCDVDRANSAENMKNWRTTQPFFEDFRKMLDKMHKEIDAVVISTPDHTHFAATLMAMERGIHVYTQKPLTHNIWQARTLRKAKHKYNVVTQMGNQGHSGKGIRQSVEAYRAGVIGEVKQVFARNEWPDFSDRHFANINQMPPPSSAVPKTLNWDLWLGPQADRDYSASYLPKKWRTFYDFGMGVLGDFGCHTFDMPVWALDLAPPTVVESIRRESSLVGVIPASSHLRFHFPAKGNRGPVTLDWFDGPQDWEEVGRIDAFGAKDATHAGRACWMVGDKGLMGCGTHAGTPMILPNELRKDWMTNPPEETIPRVEGGPFREWLRAMKGEGPEPGSNFDVSANLTEIILLGVIAQRFDTRIEWDAKAGKITNQPELNAFVREPAREGWDFGDYLWT
- a CDS encoding efflux RND transporter periplasmic adaptor subunit, encoding MSEEESFEKSKVKSGKLTWIISVGLIVAALAVLYWINSTEPTAERETATLRRAMLVDVIEAEQGTFRPVIVETGTVEPAKEIQLSPQVGGPVIKLHPDFTPGGFIEAGEVVLEIEPADYKNMLAQRESELVEAKTELALEMGRQEVAQRDFELLGERLPEGENNLVLREPQLEAAKTRIDAFEAAVDQAKLDLERTRLRNPFDAQILTRMANLGTQVSEGMPVAEIVGIEKYWVMATVPPSKLPFIAFPSGEEPGAKVELFKRNASGQADQRTGRLFRLIGELEPNTRLARVVIEVDDPLCRKPESAGLPPLLVGEFLEVHIQGESLQDVVRIPVDYLRKNDTAWVMAEDDKLEIRQLDIIFKDSNYAYLKSGISEGERIITSSLSRVTEGAELRVEVENSTPSE